In Verrucomicrobiota bacterium, a single genomic region encodes these proteins:
- a CDS encoding phosphate/phosphite/phosphonate ABC transporter substrate-binding protein → MKNKHLLYPSILSLIFLLSVFETISFSKEYKVGVVPQFEQRRLLATWSPILKYLEDQTGDLFKLSSSTSIGEFEKRFLAGEFDLAYCNPYHYIMAKRAQGYVPIIMSGSKKLQGILVASNSSGINDINQLHNQKLAFPSANALGASLLMRAELKKFHGLDIKPEYVKTHSSVYLFVAKGVMKAGGGVQRTFNEQKQSLQNKLKIIYRTAKVNPHPIIVHPRLGNDKKIEIQKLLLSLASMQAVLFENIPMNDPMQATDKDYLNLEQLGLEEFVGP, encoded by the coding sequence ATGAAAAATAAACACCTTCTATACCCATCAATTCTTTCACTTATATTTCTATTAAGCGTCTTTGAAACTATTAGCTTTAGCAAAGAATATAAAGTTGGTGTTGTGCCTCAATTTGAGCAAAGGCGCCTGCTAGCAACTTGGTCTCCCATATTAAAATATTTGGAAGATCAAACAGGAGACTTATTTAAACTCTCTAGTTCCACCAGTATCGGTGAATTCGAGAAGCGGTTCCTAGCTGGAGAATTTGATCTAGCGTATTGTAACCCTTATCACTACATCATGGCAAAAAGAGCTCAAGGGTATGTTCCCATCATTATGTCAGGGAGTAAAAAACTACAGGGCATATTAGTCGCATCGAATTCGAGCGGTATAAATGATATTAACCAGCTTCATAATCAGAAGCTTGCTTTTCCCTCTGCTAATGCCTTAGGTGCCTCGCTCCTCATGCGTGCAGAACTTAAAAAATTCCACGGATTAGATATCAAACCGGAATACGTCAAAACCCATAGCTCTGTTTACCTATTTGTTGCTAAGGGAGTGATGAAAGCAGGAGGTGGCGTGCAAAGAACCTTTAATGAACAAAAGCAAAGTCTACAGAACAAGTTGAAAATTATTTACCGCACCGCAAAAGTCAATCCGCACCCCATTATTGTTCATCCTCGATTAGGTAACGATAAAAAAATCGAGATTCAAAAGCTATTGTTATCATTAGCATCTATGCAAGCAGTGCTCTTTGAAAATATTCCCATGAATGACCCCATGCAAGCTACGGATAAAGACTATCTAAATCTGGAGCAACTTGGTCTCGAAGAATTTGTAGGCCCTTAA
- a CDS encoding alginate export family protein, which produces MIKTHYLVKLLGNLGAVCLITTIIQLLILQGSILAGVSSEKSTLEVIKSENLQEVKDSKWKWGDAIEFYDGKLRWDFQMREQFEWRENWIDFNDNNDQRDDVALLSRIRLGLKWIATDKLTLYAQLQDSRTLFDEPQGPVTNRELGLNDSPIDLRHAWFKWLPLEETPLSLKVGRQIWKYGEGRLLGPGNWNNQARTFDSLKLRYTDTAFWLEYFAGYLVRHTTDTFNESDSEDLVTGLWANVKEIPVFDAHFYTILRSKSDVDVNTIRTNVDNQSSGNNHPAGDYINLGTLFKSKKNALGPWDFEAELNFQVGEISNPTRAGNALSGVIINTARQDHLAFASHLELGYHLDHAWKPRLYTEYNYASGDDNPGDGINNTFQNFHPANHGKDARYGIMDRFAWMNLHNLTFGLTIKPIKELDIRLAHHLFWLDSTNTPWRFAGQGAVGGNARFGNAIGRSVSNFVGNELNLIVNYKPYDWWNLQVGYAHFFAGNYIYETDPALNRSTGQDDADFLYVQSTISF; this is translated from the coding sequence ATGATTAAGACACACTATTTAGTGAAGTTGCTAGGAAATCTAGGAGCTGTATGCCTGATCACCACAATCATCCAGCTACTGATTCTCCAGGGAAGTATACTTGCCGGTGTTTCTAGCGAAAAGAGTACATTAGAAGTCATTAAATCAGAAAACCTTCAAGAAGTAAAAGATTCCAAATGGAAATGGGGAGATGCTATTGAATTCTATGATGGAAAATTACGTTGGGATTTTCAAATGCGCGAGCAATTCGAATGGCGCGAAAACTGGATTGATTTCAACGATAACAACGACCAGCGAGATGATGTTGCACTCCTTTCAAGAATTCGTTTAGGGCTCAAATGGATCGCTACGGATAAACTTACACTCTATGCTCAATTGCAAGATTCAAGAACTCTCTTTGATGAACCTCAAGGGCCAGTGACAAATCGAGAGCTAGGCCTAAATGATAGCCCAATTGATCTTCGTCACGCTTGGTTCAAGTGGTTACCACTTGAAGAAACACCTTTGAGCTTGAAAGTAGGAAGGCAAATATGGAAATACGGTGAAGGCAGACTTCTTGGCCCTGGCAATTGGAATAACCAAGCGCGCACTTTTGATTCATTAAAGTTGCGCTATACAGATACAGCATTTTGGCTGGAATACTTTGCAGGTTATCTCGTTCGCCATACAACTGATACCTTCAATGAATCTGATAGCGAGGACCTTGTCACTGGTTTGTGGGCTAATGTGAAAGAAATTCCCGTTTTCGATGCTCATTTCTATACCATACTCAGAAGCAAGAGTGATGTAGATGTCAACACCATCAGAACGAATGTCGATAATCAAAGTTCAGGAAATAACCACCCTGCTGGAGACTACATCAACTTAGGAACTCTCTTCAAAAGCAAAAAGAATGCCTTAGGACCATGGGATTTTGAGGCGGAACTTAACTTTCAGGTAGGAGAAATCAGTAACCCAACCCGAGCTGGTAATGCCCTCTCCGGAGTCATAATTAACACTGCAAGACAAGATCACCTGGCTTTTGCCAGCCATCTTGAATTAGGTTACCATTTAGATCACGCTTGGAAACCACGTCTCTATACAGAATATAATTATGCGAGTGGTGATGATAACCCTGGGGACGGAATAAATAATACCTTTCAAAACTTCCACCCAGCCAACCATGGGAAAGATGCCCGTTATGGGATCATGGACAGATTTGCTTGGATGAATCTGCATAATCTAACGTTTGGTCTAACAATCAAACCGATCAAAGAATTAGATATTCGTTTGGCCCATCACCTATTTTGGTTAGATTCTACAAATACACCTTGGAGATTTGCAGGGCAAGGGGCTGTTGGAGGCAATGCTCGCTTTGGAAATGCTATAGGTCGCAGCGTTTCAAATTTTGTCGGCAATGAATTAAACCTCATTGTTAATTACAAGCCCTATGATTGGTGGAATTTACAAGTAGGTTATGCGCATTTTTTCGCTGGTAATTACATCTATGAAACGGATCCTGCTCTTAACAGGTCTACAGGCCAAGATGATGCTGATTTTCTCTATGTCCAATCAACCATTTCATTTTAA
- a CDS encoding ThuA domain-containing protein, protein MCIKRLMIVFGLVIISSSIQAKQKALIVDGQNNHLIWPKSTLMMKQYLEDTGLFEVDIERMKYTWRGEKREGAWLPKAGLSKKTEDKPEPTYDPDFKPSFDQYDVVISNLGVKTADWPEETQRAFEAFVSNGGGFVSVHAANNAWADWKEFNKMTGLGGWGGRKKNAGPYVYYTDEGKLVVDHDSPGACGKHGPSHEFPVTIRVADHPITKDMPMVWMASKDECWAMLRGPAENMTVLATAKDQTKKAPTDRHEPVLMVIDYGKGRVVNTALGHDLDAFQGVGLITMLQRSVEWAATGKVTIPIPDDFPTADKSSKRDFKFKE, encoded by the coding sequence ATGTGTATCAAAAGATTAATGATCGTTTTTGGATTGGTTATTATATCAAGCAGTATTCAAGCAAAGCAAAAGGCACTGATTGTTGATGGCCAGAATAATCACTTAATTTGGCCAAAATCGACGCTGATGATGAAGCAGTATCTCGAAGACACGGGCCTATTTGAGGTAGATATTGAACGTATGAAATATACCTGGCGAGGAGAGAAACGTGAGGGAGCTTGGTTGCCCAAAGCCGGCCTGAGCAAAAAAACAGAAGACAAGCCGGAGCCAACATACGATCCCGATTTCAAACCATCTTTTGATCAGTATGATGTGGTTATTTCCAATTTAGGAGTGAAGACTGCTGATTGGCCTGAGGAGACGCAACGTGCCTTTGAAGCTTTTGTAAGCAATGGCGGGGGATTTGTTTCAGTCCATGCCGCGAATAATGCATGGGCGGACTGGAAAGAGTTCAATAAGATGACAGGTCTTGGAGGCTGGGGAGGGCGTAAAAAAAATGCCGGTCCCTATGTGTATTATACAGATGAGGGTAAGTTGGTGGTTGATCATGATTCTCCAGGGGCTTGTGGGAAGCACGGTCCCTCCCATGAGTTTCCCGTTACCATAAGGGTGGCGGACCATCCCATTACCAAGGATATGCCTATGGTGTGGATGGCATCCAAAGATGAATGTTGGGCGATGCTCAGAGGTCCCGCCGAAAATATGACAGTTCTTGCAACAGCTAAAGACCAAACCAAAAAAGCTCCAACAGATCGGCATGAGCCAGTTCTTATGGTAATCGACTACGGAAAAGGCCGCGTTGTCAACACAGCGCTTGGACATGATCTTGACGCATTTCAGGGTGTTGGTTTGATCACCATGCTACAACGTAGCGTGGAGTGGGCGGCAACTGGCAAGGTGACCATACCCATTCCCGATGATTTTCCTACTGCAGATAAGTCATCTAAGCGCGACTTCAAGTTTAAGGAATAG
- the ppk1 gene encoding polyphosphate kinase 1, with protein sequence MTAPNTETFLDLDSPELYINRELSWLEFNHRVLEEAQDPTHPLLERVKFLCIVSSNLDEFFEIRVAGIKQQIQNKTSDFGPDGLSSLQIFQGIRQRTLKLVEDQYRTWNEELLPTLVKQGIRFFKMEELEPECYAWLKDFFHEEIFPVLTPLAIDPAHPFPQLLNKSLNIIVMLEKPDNPDELRYAIVQVPRALSRLVAFPGDSPACHHFVFLSRLITHFISTLFPGSTVLGAWAFRVTRNSDLYIDDEEAQNLLSSIEEELLNRNKGAAVRLEVEYDCPGEVINYLLKVFELQEDDLYLANGSINLLRLMPICELDINPKLKDAPFTPCNPLPFAVGKTPFQSIFSHDILIHHPYESFSAVTELLEYAAEDPKVLAIKMTLYRTSGDSPVVKALINASHRGKQVTVLVELRARFDEANNIAWARRMEDAGIHVVYGLVGYKTHCKTLLIVRRDEDRIRHYAHLGTGNYHSKTARFYTDLGLFTVNPDIANEVAVLFNTLTGMSDYPGFNKLLIAPFDLANKSIELILAEADAARKGKPAYIFAKMNSLVDSATIKALYEASQAGVKVDLLIRGICCLRPGVPGVSDNIQVLSIVDRFLEHSRIFYFENSGNPKAYAGSADWMPRNLFRRIEAVFPIEDPQITGRIKDEIIDTYLKDTVKARVLNSDGSYMRKNTPKGQQPLRSQMFFIERSQKDNALPPTKISQTQKLTVVPSPKLH encoded by the coding sequence ATGACGGCACCGAATACAGAGACCTTCTTAGACTTAGATTCCCCTGAATTATATATTAACCGCGAACTGAGTTGGTTAGAATTTAATCACCGAGTATTAGAAGAAGCTCAAGATCCTACCCACCCTCTTCTCGAGCGTGTCAAGTTTCTCTGTATAGTGAGCTCGAACTTAGATGAATTCTTTGAAATACGCGTAGCGGGTATCAAACAACAAATTCAAAATAAGACCAGCGACTTTGGACCGGATGGGCTGTCCTCTTTACAAATCTTTCAAGGGATACGCCAAAGAACCTTGAAGCTCGTTGAAGATCAATACCGCACTTGGAATGAAGAGCTCTTACCAACCCTTGTCAAACAAGGTATTCGCTTCTTTAAAATGGAGGAGCTTGAGCCGGAGTGCTACGCTTGGCTCAAGGATTTCTTCCATGAAGAAATTTTTCCTGTGCTCACTCCATTAGCTATAGATCCTGCCCACCCATTCCCTCAATTGCTCAACAAAAGCCTCAATATTATTGTGATGCTGGAAAAGCCTGATAACCCCGATGAACTTCGCTATGCCATTGTTCAAGTACCTAGAGCACTGAGCCGTCTGGTGGCATTTCCCGGGGATTCTCCCGCATGCCATCACTTTGTCTTTCTATCCCGTTTGATCACTCATTTTATCAGCACACTGTTTCCGGGCTCTACTGTATTGGGTGCATGGGCTTTTCGAGTGACTCGAAATAGTGATCTCTATATTGACGACGAAGAAGCTCAAAATCTTTTATCCTCAATCGAAGAAGAGCTTCTTAACCGAAACAAGGGGGCTGCGGTACGTTTAGAGGTGGAATACGATTGTCCCGGTGAAGTCATCAACTACCTCCTGAAAGTCTTCGAGTTGCAAGAAGATGACCTCTACTTAGCCAACGGTTCTATAAATCTTCTGCGGCTGATGCCCATTTGCGAGCTAGACATAAATCCTAAATTAAAGGATGCCCCCTTCACCCCGTGCAACCCCCTGCCTTTCGCAGTCGGCAAAACGCCTTTTCAATCTATCTTCAGTCATGATATTCTCATCCACCATCCATATGAGAGCTTTTCTGCTGTAACCGAATTGCTGGAGTATGCCGCAGAAGATCCCAAGGTCCTAGCTATCAAAATGACTCTCTACCGCACTTCTGGTGACTCACCAGTGGTTAAGGCCTTGATTAATGCTTCTCATAGGGGCAAGCAGGTCACGGTACTCGTTGAATTGCGTGCAAGATTTGACGAAGCCAACAATATAGCTTGGGCACGGCGGATGGAAGACGCCGGCATTCACGTTGTTTATGGACTTGTGGGATATAAAACGCACTGCAAGACCCTACTCATTGTTCGTCGAGATGAGGACCGTATCCGGCATTATGCACATTTGGGAACAGGCAATTATCATTCCAAAACCGCCCGCTTTTATACGGACCTAGGACTCTTCACTGTTAACCCTGATATAGCAAACGAAGTTGCAGTCCTTTTTAATACACTCACAGGTATGTCAGACTACCCCGGCTTTAACAAGCTGCTAATCGCCCCCTTTGACCTCGCCAATAAATCTATTGAGTTGATTCTTGCTGAAGCGGATGCTGCTCGTAAAGGCAAGCCTGCTTACATCTTTGCTAAAATGAATTCCTTAGTAGACTCTGCTACTATTAAAGCACTTTACGAAGCTTCTCAAGCTGGAGTAAAAGTCGACCTACTCATTCGAGGTATTTGCTGTTTAAGGCCAGGAGTGCCTGGCGTTAGTGATAACATCCAGGTGCTTTCCATCGTTGACCGCTTCCTCGAACATAGCCGAATCTTTTATTTTGAGAATAGTGGCAACCCCAAGGCTTACGCAGGATCCGCGGACTGGATGCCTCGCAACCTTTTCCGCCGCATAGAGGCTGTTTTCCCTATTGAGGACCCCCAAATTACCGGGCGGATTAAAGATGAAATCATCGACACTTACCTTAAGGACACAGTAAAAGCTCGTGTTCTCAACTCAGATGGGTCTTACATGCGAAAAAATACTCCTAAAGGTCAGCAGCCTTTACGCAGCCAAATGTTTTTTATTGAAAGATCTCAGAAGGATAATGCTCTTCCCCCCACTAAAATCTCACAAACGCAAAAACTAACGGTAGTTCCTTCACCCAAGCTACATTAA
- the amrB gene encoding AmmeMemoRadiSam system protein B, translating into MELPSKHHHTSYPEDPEKILQKFAGYLRRFPASSKLKTYEQADFLIVPHIDFRVNLSIYAQIYNLLIGRSRFPSTFVILGVGHRCPAEYSCCPFTFSTPLGEVSTHMGLWKELEESSAEPIAFYPETFEGEHSLEYVIVWLQVIRELFYPEQTFQVLPILMGGLHQHIHYGIIPSSKDPFTEFGTNLKEAVTRHINSPDEVCWIASIDGCHVGPRFQHSFSGNRVTQQAVKTWESHLWQVCESNLLSTFFSHLSSIDNMFYFDGVGVLTLLLQHFNLRAITDSYELWYQDYDQSFVSFTGGIMTRA; encoded by the coding sequence ATGGAATTACCTTCAAAACATCACCACACTTCCTACCCGGAAGATCCTGAAAAAATCTTACAAAAATTTGCAGGGTATCTACGCAGGTTTCCTGCAAGCTCAAAGCTCAAGACATATGAACAGGCTGATTTCCTAATTGTACCCCATATTGATTTTCGGGTAAATCTCTCGATCTACGCTCAAATTTATAATCTACTTATTGGACGGAGTCGTTTTCCTTCTACTTTTGTTATCCTCGGGGTAGGACATCGCTGTCCTGCAGAATATAGCTGCTGTCCATTTACGTTTAGTACCCCGCTGGGCGAAGTCTCCACCCACATGGGTTTATGGAAGGAACTCGAGGAATCCTCTGCTGAGCCTATTGCTTTTTATCCTGAAACTTTTGAAGGAGAACACTCGCTTGAGTATGTCATCGTATGGCTACAAGTCATTCGTGAACTATTTTACCCGGAGCAAACTTTTCAAGTCCTGCCTATCCTAATGGGTGGACTCCATCAACACATACACTATGGAATCATTCCCTCATCCAAAGACCCTTTTACAGAATTTGGTACTAACCTAAAAGAAGCGGTTACCCGTCATATCAATTCGCCTGACGAGGTTTGCTGGATTGCAAGCATTGATGGTTGTCATGTTGGTCCTCGATTCCAACACAGCTTTTCGGGCAATAGGGTAACTCAGCAGGCTGTTAAAACTTGGGAATCTCACCTTTGGCAAGTTTGTGAAAGCAACTTATTAAGCACGTTTTTCTCTCACTTGAGTTCTATCGACAACATGTTTTACTTTGATGGAGTCGGGGTGCTTACCTTACTTCTTCAGCATTTTAATCTAAGAGCCATCACTGATAGCTACGAGTTATGGTACCAAGATTATGACCAATCTTTTGTATCTTTCACTGGAGGCATCATGACCAGGGCTTAA
- a CDS encoding sigma-54 dependent transcriptional regulator, which produces MVKVNQTARHILVVDDDSGVRGVLRDILSDKGHTVLAVGSLLQAEESLLNDSFDLVLCDLQMQDGNGLEFLEKTRQKYPDLYLIVITGFGTLDSAVEAIRIGVFDYLTKPINHTRLDLALDRLDAFTRLERENESLRQELVESRLEDVVWGESHVMQQLRSLTLKIGPTDTTVLIQGESGVGKEVISRALCASSPRSDKPFIKVNCAAVPANLLETEFFGHERGAFTGADKQRLGRFELAHTGTLMLDEITEIPPELQVKLLRVLQEQEFERVGGTKSIKVDVRILATTNRDLKEEVRDRRFREDLYYRLNVVPIEIPPLRQRGEDVLLLAGYFLSRFCLKHGKRILGFSEAAKKRILDHSWPGNVRELQNTMERSVILAPDKKALKGTDLSLSQSVDEDEGDLDFEQVMTLEELEYFMVRKALEKYRGNRTYAAKKLGISLRTIRNKLAHYREEGKSLDDVGKETFD; this is translated from the coding sequence ATGGTCAAAGTTAACCAAACAGCCCGGCACATTTTGGTAGTGGATGATGATAGTGGGGTTAGGGGAGTTCTTCGAGACATCCTTAGCGACAAAGGCCATACGGTATTAGCAGTAGGCAGCTTATTACAAGCGGAAGAGTCTTTGCTAAACGACTCCTTTGATTTAGTCCTCTGTGATTTACAGATGCAGGATGGTAATGGGCTAGAATTTTTAGAGAAGACACGCCAGAAATACCCTGACCTATATCTCATTGTGATCACTGGTTTCGGGACGCTTGATTCTGCTGTAGAGGCGATACGTATCGGCGTATTTGACTATTTGACAAAGCCCATCAACCATACACGCCTTGATTTGGCTCTCGACCGGCTAGATGCCTTCACCAGACTGGAGCGCGAGAATGAAAGCCTCAGGCAGGAGCTAGTGGAATCTCGCCTAGAGGATGTCGTATGGGGTGAGAGTCATGTGATGCAGCAACTGAGAAGTTTGACTTTAAAAATTGGTCCAACGGATACCACGGTGCTTATTCAAGGCGAGAGTGGTGTTGGTAAAGAAGTGATCTCTCGGGCTTTGTGCGCTTCTAGTCCCCGCTCAGATAAGCCTTTTATCAAAGTAAATTGTGCCGCAGTTCCAGCAAATCTTTTAGAAACGGAATTCTTTGGCCATGAGAGGGGTGCCTTTACCGGAGCTGATAAGCAAAGGTTAGGGCGTTTTGAATTAGCTCATACTGGTACACTGATGCTTGATGAGATCACAGAAATACCTCCTGAGTTGCAGGTCAAATTACTTCGTGTCTTACAAGAACAAGAGTTTGAAAGAGTGGGTGGCACCAAAAGTATTAAAGTCGATGTTCGAATTCTGGCGACGACCAATCGAGATCTGAAGGAAGAGGTTAGAGACAGAAGATTTCGAGAGGATCTCTACTATCGCTTAAATGTAGTTCCCATTGAGATTCCCCCGCTTCGGCAACGTGGGGAAGATGTCTTGCTACTAGCTGGGTACTTTCTTAGCCGCTTTTGTCTTAAACATGGCAAGAGGATCTTAGGTTTCAGCGAAGCAGCAAAAAAAAGGATATTGGACCATTCCTGGCCAGGAAATGTGCGAGAGCTGCAAAATACTATGGAAAGATCAGTCATTTTAGCTCCAGATAAAAAAGCCCTTAAAGGAACGGATTTGTCTTTGAGCCAGTCAGTGGATGAAGATGAAGGGGATTTGGATTTTGAACAGGTCATGACATTGGAGGAATTAGAGTACTTCATGGTCAGAAAAGCATTGGAGAAATATAGGGGCAATCGAACCTATGCCGCTAAAAAACTAGGTATTAGCCTCCGAACCATACGCAATAAACTGGCGCACTACCGTGAGGAAGGCAAATCACTAGATGATGTTGGCAAAGAGACTTTTGACTAG
- a CDS encoding 4-hydroxy-3-methylbut-2-enyl diphosphate reductase, with the protein MPEITSAAPKPKKPKRKRVNLRTPEVMNVVKAQVNEDYRSKVVDYIRFSGKGISANGLTVKLAKAFGFCYGVERAIDLAYAAAKTFKDKPIYLLGEIIHNPEVNEQLKEMGITTLLEGENGYDLSELKEDDVVIVPAFGAPVETMREAEAKQCMIVDTTCGDVMSVWKRVRQYNREKITSIIHGKAWHEETKATASRALSEEGYGHYLIVLTLEETDYICEYIRQGGSKEEFLERFKGAYSPGFDPDEHLQAVGVANQTTMMKNDTLEVQKRIRKSIVDRYGETAVESHFRSFDTICGATQERQDALKEMLKEEMDLLIVVGGYNSSNTSHLAEMGEQVLPTYFIKNYTKMISEQKISHFNQHTNEEEESENWLPDGEVTVGITAGASCPSNVIEDTIRHLYEFRGVNVLELLPESAR; encoded by the coding sequence ATGCCAGAAATAACTTCAGCTGCCCCTAAACCGAAGAAACCGAAGCGTAAAAGAGTTAATCTCCGTACCCCGGAGGTGATGAATGTCGTAAAAGCTCAGGTCAACGAGGACTACCGAAGCAAAGTAGTGGACTACATTAGGTTCTCGGGTAAAGGGATCTCAGCAAATGGTTTGACTGTCAAATTAGCCAAAGCTTTTGGTTTTTGTTATGGAGTGGAAAGAGCCATCGATCTCGCTTATGCAGCCGCTAAGACTTTTAAAGATAAACCCATTTATCTGCTAGGAGAGATTATTCACAATCCAGAAGTGAATGAACAACTAAAAGAAATGGGTATTACCACACTTCTCGAAGGAGAAAATGGTTATGATCTCTCAGAGCTCAAGGAAGACGATGTGGTGATTGTTCCAGCCTTCGGCGCTCCTGTTGAGACGATGCGAGAGGCAGAAGCTAAGCAGTGTATGATTGTGGATACCACTTGTGGAGATGTCATGAGCGTATGGAAGCGAGTTCGCCAATACAATAGGGAGAAAATTACCTCTATTATCCACGGAAAAGCCTGGCATGAGGAAACCAAAGCCACGGCATCAAGGGCCCTGAGTGAGGAAGGTTATGGTCATTATCTGATTGTCCTGACTCTTGAGGAGACGGACTATATTTGCGAATATATACGTCAAGGGGGAAGCAAAGAAGAGTTTTTAGAACGCTTTAAAGGCGCTTATTCGCCAGGCTTCGATCCGGACGAGCACCTCCAGGCAGTTGGCGTAGCTAATCAAACGACTATGATGAAAAATGATACCCTTGAGGTGCAAAAGCGTATCCGGAAGTCTATCGTGGATCGTTATGGAGAAACTGCGGTAGAAAGCCATTTTCGTTCGTTCGATACGATTTGTGGAGCCACCCAAGAAAGACAAGATGCTTTGAAGGAAATGCTTAAGGAGGAAATGGATCTTCTTATTGTCGTAGGGGGCTACAACAGTAGCAACACTTCCCACCTTGCTGAAATGGGAGAACAAGTTCTACCTACTTATTTCATCAAAAATTATACGAAGATGATTTCAGAGCAGAAAATATCTCACTTCAATCAACATACGAATGAAGAAGAAGAAAGTGAGAACTGGCTTCCGGATGGAGAAGTCACTGTTGGTATTACAGCCGGTGCGTCTTGTCCAAGCAATGTAATAGAAGACACGATTAGGCACCTCTATGAGTTTCGTGGGGTCAACGTTCTAGAGTTATTACCTGAATCTGCTCGCTAA
- a CDS encoding chlorite dismutase family protein, translated as MTSESNRIIAKVGWNVLHQIYEIDYASWEELDYSQEEHLTSFKQLVSDFRGQEDCQLLLYSIIGRSDFGFLAAAPDLHQIDKLEKQFNQVLGTSVLSREYSFLSLTEESEYTTTDEEWGKTLEKEKGLTPGTPEFALAMQDFTDRMAKYRHDRIYPKFTDWKSICFYPMAKRRNSEQNWYGLSYDERRKLMAGHAKVGRTYAGRVKQLITGSTGISDWEWGVTLFSNTIDEFKSIIYEMRFDEVSYQYAEFGPFYVGILMEPDELLSRLDLS; from the coding sequence ATGACTAGTGAATCGAACCGCATCATAGCCAAAGTAGGATGGAACGTTCTCCATCAGATATACGAAATCGACTACGCCTCCTGGGAGGAACTTGATTACTCTCAGGAAGAACACTTGACCTCCTTCAAGCAACTTGTTTCCGATTTTCGCGGTCAAGAGGACTGCCAGCTTCTTCTCTACAGCATCATCGGAAGGTCCGACTTCGGTTTCCTAGCCGCAGCTCCTGACTTACATCAAATCGATAAGCTTGAAAAACAATTTAACCAGGTGCTAGGAACGAGTGTGCTGAGTCGCGAATACAGCTTCTTATCACTAACAGAAGAATCCGAATACACGACAACTGATGAGGAATGGGGGAAAACGCTAGAAAAGGAAAAAGGACTCACACCTGGAACACCCGAGTTCGCACTTGCCATGCAAGACTTCACGGATCGTATGGCTAAGTATCGCCATGACCGTATCTACCCAAAATTTACGGATTGGAAAAGCATCTGCTTTTACCCCATGGCTAAACGCCGCAACTCCGAGCAAAATTGGTATGGCCTAAGCTATGATGAACGCCGCAAGCTGATGGCGGGGCATGCGAAAGTTGGCCGAACTTACGCAGGGCGGGTAAAGCAACTGATTACCGGCTCTACCGGCATTAGCGACTGGGAATGGGGCGTTACTCTTTTTTCCAACACCATTGACGAGTTCAAATCCATCATCTACGAAATGAGATTCGATGAAGTTAGCTACCAGTATGCTGAGTTTGGTCCCTTCTATGTAGGCATCCTCATGGAGCCAGATGAATTACTCAGTCGATTGGATCTAAGCTAG